DNA sequence from the Corynebacterium yudongzhengii genome:
CGAGCTCGCCCATTTCCACCAGCCCGTCGAGGACGTAGTTCCAGCGAGACTCTGCAGCCTCCCGGTTCTCCCAGGGGTCCAGCTGGCTAGGCAGCTGAATGGTGGCGGCGAGCACCGCGGATTCGGCGGGCTCGAGCTCCCCGACGGACTTGTTGAAGTACGCGTTCGAGGCGGCCTCGACGCCATAGGCGTTGCGGCCGAAGTAGACGGCGTTGAGGTAGGCCTCGAGGATGGTCTCCTTATCCCACTCGTTGGTCATCTTGATCGAGTAGACGAGCTCTTTGAGCTTGCGCTCGATCGAGTGCTCGTTGCCCACCAGGACGTTCTTCACGTACTGCTGGGTGATGGTGGAGCCACCGCCGGCGGATTCGTTGCCGGTCAGCTGGCCGATGGCCGCGCGGATGAAGCCGGTGAGGGAGAAGCCGCGGTTCGTCCAGAACTCCCTGTCCTCCGCGGCGAGGACCGCGCTTTGCAGGTGATCCGGGATCTTCTCGAGTGAGACCTGCTCGCGGTTGCCCTCTGGGGGCACGATGCGCGCGAGTTCAGTCTGGCCGTCGGCGGCGTAGATCGTGGAGATCTGCGCAGAGGCGACTTCGTTGGGCTCCGGCACGTGGATGCGCGAGTAGTACACCACGAAACCGATCAGCGGCAGCGCGATGATGATCGCCAGTACGAGGAGCACAATCTTCCAGACTCCTCCACGCCGGGGCTTTTCGGATTTCTGGGCGGTGGAACCCGAGGAGATGGATTCCGAGGACACTTCTTCAGACACCGTCGTTTATATCCGTACTTCTATGTTTGGGCCGGGTGGATGCACGCAACGTCGTTGATATGTCAGTCAAACGATGCTTCGTGCAATGTTAGTCCCTAACCCTGTGAGCGGGAAACATATTCCGTTTGTTCCCCTATTCGATTCCCGCCACGGCGGCTGTGAGGATGTGATTCCACCAACAGCTGCGGCATACCTCGACGAGATGCACGGTCACCGGCTCGTCGACCTCAGAGGCGATCCGCGCGATCTCGTCCTCCTGGCGCGCCGTGCCCGAACGCTTGCCCAGCTTGTCCCCATAGATCCACCGCACCTCATACAGGTCTTCTTCCCCACAGAC
Encoded proteins:
- a CDS encoding DUF5318 family protein, producing MSLVYRHVVSHRWERARTLRQLKAGHIRREAVCDADFLLRTAAAYHGYRVERACPVCGEEDLYEVRWIYGDKLGKRSGTARQEDEIARIASEVDEPVTVHLVEVCRSCWWNHILTAAVAGIE